Sequence from the Bacillus tuaregi genome:
AATATGTCCATTTTCGACCTCTCTTATTGAATGGCTGTGTTACAGTACAATGTTGAATTTCCAACAGGTTGATTGTAGTAGATGGCACGCAGACTCCTCTATACACGTAGTGCACGGGTCGGCTCGGCTCGGCGGTCGCCTTAAGGTGCGCGAAGTGTCTGGAACGAAAATCTACACTCATGTCTAACAGAGCCTATTGAATAAATGAAGAGATAGGTTGATGTAGTAACCCATCTCTCAAATATTGTGTTTTTAACGTCTACAACTTAAATTGTTTTACTAATCCATTTAATTCTTCAGATAATTGGGTGAGTTCATTTGAGCTTCTAGCCACCTCTTCCATTGAACTGGAAGTTTGTTGAATAGATGCCGAAGTTTGTTCAATTCCAGCTGCGGATTCCTCTGCAGCAGCCGCAATTTCCTGAATTGAGCTGTTCACCTGTTCAGTATTTGAAGCTATATCGGATAAGTTTGCGGATATGGCTTTAATACTGTAGACCATTTCTGTTACAGATTGGCTAATCATTGTAAAGGTTTCACCTGTCGTTTCAACCTGGGCAGTACCTCGTTCCACTTCTTTATATCCATCTTGTAATGATTCGGTTACGATATGAAATCCACTATGAATATTTTGCACGATAGCCGTAATATCCGTTACGGAAGACGCTGTTTGTTCCGCAAGTTTTCTCACTTCCTCTGCAACAACCGAAAAGCCCTTCCCGTGTTCACCTGCTCTTGCCGCTTCGATAGCTGCATTTAATGCTAATAGGTTGGTTTGGTCGGCTACTTCCTTTATGACAACTACCAATTTAGATATTTGTTGTGATTGAGTATCCAGCTCTTTAACTTTTTGAACAGAATCTCTAACGATTTGGTCAATTACTGTCATTTGCTTTGTGGAGGCATCCATTAACAGGCTACCTTCATTTGTCATCGCAAGGACATGATTAGATGATTCTTGAATCTGCTCTCCCTGCACATTAGCTTCTTGTACCTTTGTGGCAAAGGTAGCTACCGTCGATGATATCTCACT
This genomic interval carries:
- a CDS encoding methyl-accepting chemotaxis protein, whose translation is MQTKLKELMGNIANASGILSYQSEELTQSANEVKAGSEQVAVIMQEIAAGSEVQANTSSEISSTVATFATKVQEANVQGEQIQESSNHVLAMTNEGSLLMDASTKQMTVIDQIVRDSVQKVKELDTQSQQISKLVVVIKEVADQTNLLALNAAIEAARAGEHGKGFSVVAEEVRKLAEQTASSVTDITAIVQNIHSGFHIVTESLQDGYKEVERGTAQVETTGETFTMISQSVTEMVYSIKAISANLSDIASNTEQVNSSIQEIAAAAEESAAGIEQTSASIQQTSSSMEEVARSSNELTQLSEELNGLVKQFKL